The segment TGGCCTGCGTGGTCGCGCGGCCGTTCACCTCACTCGAGCGCCTCGGCAGCAACACCCTGGCGGTCGCGCTCGCGCTGCTCCTGACTGGTTTTTTCCTGATGATCAACCGGCGGAAGGCGATCACCCAGGTGCTGGCGCTGCTCACGATGGAAAACGGCATGATGCTCGCGGCGATCGCGCTGACGACCTACGGCATGCCGTTCGTGGTCGAGATCGGCATTTTCTTCGACGTCGTCGTCGCAGTGATGGTGCTGGGCATCCTCGTGTTCAGGATACGAGAATCGTTCGCCTCGATGGATGTGAGCAAGCTGAACAAACTGAAGTGGTGAACTCATGCTGTTGACCGCGCTCATCTGCATTCCCTTCCTGATCGGGCTCGCTGGCCTGGTCGCGCGGCCGCGCGCCGTGCTGGAGGCGGGGAACGTGGCGGGGTTTGTGGCGGTGCTGGCGGGTGGGATCGAGCTGCTGCGGCGCGTGCTCGTCGCGCCGGGTGGCGCGGTGACGGAGTGGGGCGGTTTTCTGCGCGCGGACGCGTTGAGCGTGTGGATGGTGCTGCTCATCGCCATCGTCTCGCTTGCCACGTCGGTCTACGCGGTCGGCTACTTCCGCCGCGATCTCGCGGAGGGCGCAGTGAACGAGCATCGCTTCCGTGAATTCTACGTGCTCACGCCGCTGTTTGCGACCGGCATGCTGGTGGTGGTGCTCGCCAACAATCTCGGCGTGATGTGGGTCGCGGTCGAGGGCACGGCGCTCGCCTCGGTGCTGCTGGTGGCGCTCTACAACCGGAAGACCTCGCTCGAGGCGGCGTGGAAATACGTGATGCTCGGCGGCGTGGGGTTGGTGCTGGCGCTGTTCGGGACGATTTTCACCTACGCGGCGGCGATCGACAAGACGGGCGGCGCGGTGATGCCGAGCTTCAACTGGTCGAGCCTGCTCGCCATCGCACCGCAGCTCGATCCGAGCCTCGTGACGCTGGCGTTCATTTTTGTGCTGGTCGGTTACGGCACCAAGGCGGGACTCGCGCCGATGCACCCGTGGCTGCCGGATGCGCACAGCGAGGCGCCGTCGCCCACCAGCGCGATGCTTTCGGGGGTGTCACTCAAGATCGCCGTCTACGCGTTGCTCCGGTTCCACATTCTGACGACGGCCTGCCTGGGGACCCAATTCAGCGGCCGGATGCTGCTCGGGTTTGGACTCGGCTCCATGCTGCTGGCGGGTCCGTTCATTCTGGTGCAGAAAAACCTGAAGCGGATGCTGGCCTACTCGAGCCTGGAGCATGTTGGACTGATCTGCGTGGCGATCGGGCTGAACGCCCCGCTCGCCGTTTTTGGCGCGTTGCTGCACATGGGCTATCACGCGCTGACGAAGCCGGTGCTGTTCTTTGCAGCGGGCAACATCCATCAGCATTGTCACACGCTTGACTTTCGCCGGCTCGGCGGCGGGTTGGGACGCAACATGCCGGTGACGGCGGTGGTGCTCGGCGTCGGGGCGGTGGCCGTGTGCGGACTGCCGCCGTTCGGACTGTTCGTGAGCGAGCTGACCATCATCGCCGGCGGGTTTGGGGCGCAGCAGCTTTG is part of the Opitutus terrae PB90-1 genome and harbors:
- a CDS encoding proton-conducting transporter membrane subunit; translation: MLLTALICIPFLIGLAGLVARPRAVLEAGNVAGFVAVLAGGIELLRRVLVAPGGAVTEWGGFLRADALSVWMVLLIAIVSLATSVYAVGYFRRDLAEGAVNEHRFREFYVLTPLFATGMLVVVLANNLGVMWVAVEGTALASVLLVALYNRKTSLEAAWKYVMLGGVGLVLALFGTIFTYAAAIDKTGGAVMPSFNWSSLLAIAPQLDPSLVTLAFIFVLVGYGTKAGLAPMHPWLPDAHSEAPSPTSAMLSGVSLKIAVYALLRFHILTTACLGTQFSGRMLLGFGLGSMLLAGPFILVQKNLKRMLAYSSLEHVGLICVAIGLNAPLAVFGALLHMGYHALTKPVLFFAAGNIHQHCHTLDFRRLGGGLGRNMPVTAVVLGVGAVAVCGLPPFGLFVSELTIIAGGFGAQQLWVSVIVVVSLTVVFCGVLSRLSRLLLGPAVAGRPTEPVSPGRLAVIGLPLVALLVFTVWLPEPVFEVMNRAAAIIGGAP